The Echinicola jeungdonensis genome segment TTGAGAGTCTCATTAGCCATCTTTTCAATTTTGGCCTCCCATTCGCTCATCAGGGCGGTTTCAAGGCTAGGTGTTCTTGCCAACTGGGCCCACATGGGAAGGTTCCGCATGATCACAGCGGAAATATCCCCATAATGGCTGTTTTTGTTGACATCCAAGGTATTGACCTGGCTGCTGCCTCCAATGGCCAGGCTTTTTCCGGTAAAAAGTTTACTATTAGGGTAGTTGTTGACATACAAGGAAAGCATGTCCTTTCCCCCTTTAAAATGGCAATCCTCAAGGGATTCCTGGGAAACAGGGATAAATTTACTACGGCTTCCAGTGGTGCCTGAAGATTTAGAAAACCAATTGATATCTGTTGGCCAAATGACATTTTGCTCACCCTTCATGGTCTGCTCAATATAGGGTTGCATCTGCTCATAATTGTGAATTGGCATTTGCCTGGCAAAATCCTGATAGCTTTTGACATCGGAAAAACCGTACTTTTTCCCAATCTGGGTTTTCCGGGCGGTTTTGATCAGGTCAAAAAAAATGTCCTGTTGAACTTCGATGGGGTTTTCTTTGAAATTATCAATTTGACCAATTCGGATTTTAAAAATCCAGGTCATAAAAGTATTGAGCACCTCCATAAATTAACTTATATCTTTCTTTTTAACTCAAAATGTTTACCCAAATATACTTTTCGGACCTGTTCATCAGCTGCCAATTCTTCTGCAGTACCCGCTTTGAGCAATTTCCCTTCAAACATCAGGTAAGCTCTATCGGTAATGGAAAGGGTCTCGTTCACATTGTGATCGGTGATCAAAATGCCAATGTTTTTATTTTTTAGTTTGGCCACAATGGACTGGATTTCTTCCACGGCTATGGGATCCACCCCGGCAAAAGGCTCATCCAAAAGGACAAACTTTGGGTCCACGGCCAATGCCCGGGCAATTTCTGTCCTTCTTCTTTCCCCACCCGAAAGGACCATACCCAGGTTTTTGCGTACATGAGTAAGGCTAAACTCCTCCAATAACTCCTCTACCTTCTCCTTCTGTGCGGTTTTGGACATATTGGACATTTCCAGCACAGCCATGATATTTTCCTCCACACTTAATTTCCTGAATACAGAAGCTTCCTGGGCCAAATAACCAATGCCCAGGTTGGCCCTTTTGTACATGGGAAGTTTGGTTATTTCATCCTGATCCAGAAACACCCTGCCCTCATTCGGCTTGATCAAGCCCACAATCATATAAAAGGAAGTAGTTTTCCCTGCTCCATTGGGTCCCAACAACCCTACAATTTCCCCTTGTTCTACTTCCACGGAGATATTGTTGACGACTTTTTTCCCTTTATATATTTTGACCAGGTTTTCTCCACGTAATATCATCTCAATCAAATTTTATGTCCTTGACATACAACTGCAAGGTACTGGTATTTCTAAAAGTATTTTCTCTTATTTCAAAGGCAATATTAAATCTCATCTTGCTGTTGAGCATTTCATAATAGGTAGCAAATCCAAAAGCAATGCATACCGGGAATGTCTGCTGCCCATCCTGCACGATTTCAAATTTCAAATGTTTGTCCTTAAGCACCCTGATGTTCCGGGCATAAACCTGGTTAGCACAAAAAACCGGCTCAGGATTACCAGGCCCAAAAGGCGTCATCTGCTGCAATATATTATAAAATTTGTAATTGATCTGATCCAGCTCCAATTCATCATCTACCTCCAGCACAGGTTTGGTATGGATATCGGATATTCTTTGGCTGACAACCTCCTCAAATTTTTCCTGAAAAGCCTCCACTTTGTCCACCGCCAAGGTCAATCCGGCTGCATATTTATGCCCGCCAAATTGTTCCAATAAATCACTGCATTCACTGATGGCCGAATAAATATCAAAATCAAAAACTGACCTCGCACTCCCTGTGGCCTTGTTGTTAGATTCTGTCAAGATAATGGTAGGCCGGTAAAATTGCTCAATGCAACGGCTGGCCACAATTCCGATAACCCCTTTGTGCCAATCCTCTTTAAAGAGGACGGTGCTTTTATAAGGTCTGATGGCCTCCATATCTTCGATCATCTGGATGGCCTCTTTGGTGATATTTTCGTCAAAGTTTTTCCGGGCAGAATTTACATCCTCCACCAATTCAGCCCGCTGTAAGGCATCCTGGATATCTTTAGAGATCAATAATTCCACGGAAGCTTTGGCATGTTCAAGCCTTCCTGAAGCATTGATCCGGGGACCAATGCGGAAAACAATATCCGAAATATTGATATCCTTATCGGTTTTTAATTGCAGCATTTCCCGCTGCAAAAGGTGCTTATTGGACAGCAATTCATCCAAACTCCGGGTTCCTTTCCCTGCCAAAATCAAGGCCATCAAGCCCGGGCGGGGGTTGTTATTCAACCTCTCCAGTCCATAATAGGCCAAAATCCGGTTTTCACCGGTAATGGGAACAATATCAGCAGCTATACTCACGGCCACCAAATCCAAGTATCCGAACAAATGGCTGGCATTTTTTCCGGTTTTTTCGACAAAAGCCTGCATCAGTTTAAAACCAACACCACATCCACTCAGCTCTTTATAGGGATAATTACAATCTTTTCTTTTAGGGTCCAAAACTGCAAGTGCATCCGGCAGTTTTTCCCCAGGGGTATGATGGTCACAAATGATAAAATCCACCCCAAGGCTTTTGGCCAGGGCAACA includes the following:
- the lptB gene encoding LPS export ABC transporter ATP-binding protein, yielding MILRGENLVKIYKGKKVVNNISVEVEQGEIVGLLGPNGAGKTTSFYMIVGLIKPNEGRVFLDQDEITKLPMYKRANLGIGYLAQEASVFRKLSVEENIMAVLEMSNMSKTAQKEKVEELLEEFSLTHVRKNLGMVLSGGERRRTEIARALAVDPKFVLLDEPFAGVDPIAVEEIQSIVAKLKNKNIGILITDHNVNETLSITDRAYLMFEGKLLKAGTAEELAADEQVRKVYLGKHFELKRKI
- the recJ gene encoding single-stranded-DNA-specific exonuclease RecJ; translation: MEFRWEIKSKADPITVQSLSSEINVNPTLANLLVNRGVDDFQQAKEYFRPDLDKIHPPFLMKDMDIAVDRLVQAVNQNEKILIYGDYDVDGTTSVALFYGYLHEFYPHVDFYIPDRYQEGYGISEKGVRYAAENDFKLIVSLDCGIKALENVALAKSLGVDFIICDHHTPGEKLPDALAVLDPKRKDCNYPYKELSGCGVGFKLMQAFVEKTGKNASHLFGYLDLVAVSIAADIVPITGENRILAYYGLERLNNNPRPGLMALILAGKGTRSLDELLSNKHLLQREMLQLKTDKDINISDIVFRIGPRINASGRLEHAKASVELLISKDIQDALQRAELVEDVNSARKNFDENITKEAIQMIEDMEAIRPYKSTVLFKEDWHKGVIGIVASRCIEQFYRPTIILTESNNKATGSARSVFDFDIYSAISECSDLLEQFGGHKYAAGLTLAVDKVEAFQEKFEEVVSQRISDIHTKPVLEVDDELELDQINYKFYNILQQMTPFGPGNPEPVFCANQVYARNIRVLKDKHLKFEIVQDGQQTFPVCIAFGFATYYEMLNSKMRFNIAFEIRENTFRNTSTLQLYVKDIKFD